A window of Elephas maximus indicus isolate mEleMax1 chromosome X, mEleMax1 primary haplotype, whole genome shotgun sequence genomic DNA:
GAAGTGGAAATAATTGATTTCCAACAACATGTTGCTTGTTTTTAACAGAATTCATACAGTAGAAAACCTCCGTGAAAATAATGAAGGCAATCCGTGTGGGAAAACCTTCAGCCGGATTCCAAATCTTACCGTGCAGAAAAGAAATCCTGCAGAAGTAAATCCTTTTGAATGCTCTGACTATGAAAAAGCCATCATGGATCCCTCATCACATAACGACCATACCTGTCAGTTTATTACATCTAGAGAAGCCTGTGGTGGTACCACTCCTATGAGAACTCTTAGTGGAAAGAAACCCCATAAGTGTGAGGTATGTGGAAAGGATTTCATTTGTATCTCAACTCTTAAGAATCCTGTGACAACACTCACTAGTGACAATCAGTATAAATGTGATGAGTATGGGAAAGATTTCTGTAGTTTCTTGTCCTTTTGGACACATGTGAGAGGTCATAAGGGTGAATGTAAAGAAAGTTCTTCTACTGACCCTTTATCCCTCCTTTTATATAACAGAgataagccttatgaatgtaggGAATTTAGAAAAGCCTTTAATTTTTCCTCAGCCCTCACTGCACATTTAGGAATTCACAGtgaagagaggccttatgaatgtaaggaacaTGGGAAAGCCTTTGGTTGGCCCTCATACCTCACTACACATATAACAACTCAcactggagagaggccttatgaatgtaatgaatgtgggaaagaCGTTAGGCAATCCTCAAACCTCATTGTACATAGAAGGATTCAAAGTGGAGAAAGACCTTATGAATGTCAGGAATATGGAAAAGCCTTTAAGTGTTCCTCACATCTCACTAATCATAGAAAAACTCACAGTGGAGACAAGCCATATAAATGtacagaatgtgggaaagcctttagtcaggcTTCATCCGTTACtgcacatataagaactcacaatggacagaggccttatgaatgtaaggaatgtgggaaaacatTTAGGTATTCTTCTAACTTCActtcacatataagaactcacagtggagagaagccttatgaatgtaagcaatgtgggaaagcctttaggcaGTCCTCAGCCCTCATGACACATagaagaattcatactggagagaggccatatgaatgtaaggaatgtgggaaagcctttcgtCAGCTCTCAAACCTCACTACACATataagaattcacagtggagagaagccttatgaatgtaagcaatgtgggaaagcctttaggcaGTCCTCAGGCCTCATGACACATagaagaattcatactggagagaggcCATATCAAtgcaaggaatgtgggaaagcctttagttatTCTTCAGCGATGGCTTCACATAGGAGAGCTCATACTGGTGtcaggccttatgaatgtaaggaatgtgggaaaacgTTTAGGTATTCTTCTAACTTCActtcacatataagaactcacagtggataGAGCCCTTaggaatgtaaggaatgtgggaaaacgTTTAGGTATTCTTATAACTTTActtcacatataagaactcacagtggatagagcccttatgaatgtaaggaatgtgggaaagtcgTTAGCCAATCCTCAAACCTCATCGTACATAGAAGGATTCACAGTGCagaaaggccttatgaatgtaaggaatgtggaaaagcctttaagTGTTCCTCACATCTCACTGATCATAGAAAAACTCACAGTGGAGACAAGCCATATAAATGTACAGAATGTGGGACAGCCTATAGTCAGGCTTCATCCCTTACTACACATATCAGAACTCACAATGGACAGAGGCCTtacgaatgtaaggaatgtgggaaaacatTTAGGTATTCTTCTAACTTCActtcacatataagaactcacagtggagagaagccttatgaatgtaagcaatgtgggaaagcctttaggcaGTCCTCAGGCCTCATGACACATagaagaattcatactggagagaggcCATATGactgtaaggaatgtgggaaagcctttagagaTCCCTCACACCTCACCTCGCATATGCGAACTCACAGGGGAGAGAGGTCTTATGAAtgtgaggaatgtgggaaagcctttagtcactCAGGAAACCTCACTaagcatataagaactcacactgggcagaggccttatgaatgtaaggaatgtgggaaagcctttagtctgCTCTCTACCCTCACTACACATATAacaattcacagtggagagaagccttatgaatgtaagcaatgtggaaaagcctttagcAAGTCCTCAGGCCTCATGACACATagaagaattcatactggagagaggccatatgaatgtaaggaatgtgggaaagcctttagtcactCAGGAAACCTCACTaaccatataagaactcacaatgggcagaggccttatgaatgtaaggaatgtgggaaagcctatcGTCAGCTCTCAAACCTCactacacatataagaactcacagtggagagaagccttatgaatgtaagcaatgtgggaaagcctttaggcaGTCCTCAGGCCTCATGACACATagaagaattcatactggagagaggcCATATGAATCTAAAGAATGTGGGGAGGCCTTTCGTGCTTGCTCTTCCCTCAGAAGACATATAAAAACTCATAGTGGAGGACTTAGGAATTTAAGGTGcgtgagaaagcctttccttgttCATCACATCTCACATCACATATAAGATCTCACTGTGGAGAGACTACTCTGTCAAAAGGGGGGTGTTTCATCCTTAATTCTATAATTTCAAACAGCAAATTTCTGAAAGTCAGTGATAAAAGAACAACGTTTCTCAGTGTGTAACAAAGTAGTACTACCTCCAAGAAGGGGTCATTAGAATTCCTTTGTGCCTATGAAAGTTTCATTTTCACTGTGGGTTCGTCCTTATCAGTGTTTGTTACTTTCTCAGTCCAAACTAAATTTTTACCTTTCGGAAAGTCCTTGACTATAACAAATAAGCCTGTAGGGAATAGTCAGGAGCAAATGTGGTTttatatttgttaatatttttattgatgtTATTTTGTATACAATGAAATACACTCTTCTTGTATTTGGTTTAAGagtgttttttgaaaaaaatagtaTTCCATGCAAATTCCACTTTGGAATACAAGCTGACAGTTCCTTCGAAATCTAAACACAGTCCTCCCATTCTGATCTAGCAGtaacactcctaggtatttacccacatgagttaaaaacatatatccatataAAAACCTGCTcacaaatgtttacagcagcttcCTACATAATTATAATAATTGAAAGCACCCAAAATGTCATTGAATAggtaaatgggtaaacaaatagtGAGACATCCATACAAAGGTGTATTATTCAGTgatgaaaataattaagctaTCAAGGTAGGAAAAGTTATGGAAGAATCTCAAATccacactaagtgaaagaagctggtCTAGAAAAGCTACATCCTGTGTGATCCCAAGCCTATGGCATTCTGGAAAAGTATGAAGTGTAGAGGCAGTACAAAGATCATTGATTGCCAGGGGTTTGGGAAGAGAGAGGAGGAACGAATAGGTGGAGCCCAGGGAATTTTTACCACTGTGTAACTATTCTGTAGGATATGTAATGATGGACTGATGacactatgcatttgtcaaaacctataGGAGTataaacacaaagagtgaaccctgatGAAGTCTATGTATTTTAGTTGAAAACCACGTCTCACTATTGCTGTGCCCGTTGTTACAAACGTATACcacaccacaggaatgcaagatgttaacaatAGGAGAAACACTGGGTGTAGGTGGGATGCATGGGGAGTCTGTACTTGATACACAATTTTTCAGTAAATCCTCATGTCTCTAAAAACAAAGTCAAGTTCAAAACTATCCAAAATATGGCatcccatttttgttttgtttttataacaggGGCTGCAGAATCTATTGAAGTTTCTTATATCTTTTTCGTATGAACTAAGTAGACATCATTCGTTTTCGTTTCTTATAAGTGAATTTAAAAACTATTGTAAAatgcatgtaaaaaataaattttgccattttaaccatctgAAGTGTACAAATTCATtagttacattcacaatgttgtgcaaccatcaaccCTATTTCAAAAAATTCTTCATACCATCAcatttggaacaaaggagaatgaagaaaaaaccaaacacacacagaaaatatgagcccaaagtACTAAAGGagtacatgaaccagagactccaccagcctgagaccagaacaagtagatggtgcctggctgccagcaATGACTGTCCtaccagggaacacaacacaaagTCTCGGACAAAACAGGATACAAACGTagaacagagctcaaattcatgtTTGAGCAGATttcatggtctgacagagactggaggagcccccgagaccttggcccccagacacactgcgAACCGCTAACTGAAACCATTCTCCAAGCGCACtcatcaaagatta
This region includes:
- the LOC126069374 gene encoding zinc finger protein OZF-like codes for the protein MIETFRNLASVDFGNLKDGEKLPSKDIMVGYIKNNTWSSMLGEISESHSNKDDHKNQERRLRIHTVENLRENNEGNPCGKTFSRIPNLTVQKRNPAEVNPFECSDYEKAIMDPSSHNDHTCQFITSREACGGTTPMRTLSGKKPHKCEVCGKDFICISTLKNPVTTLTSDNQYKCDEYGKDFCSFLSFWTHVRGHKGECKESSSTDPLSLLLYNRDKPYECREFRKAFNFSSALTAHLGIHSEERPYECKEHGKAFGWPSYLTTHITTHTGERPYECNECGKDVRQSSNLIVHRRIQSGERPYECQEYGKAFKCSSHLTNHRKTHSGDKPYKCTECGKAFSQASSVTAHIRTHNGQRPYECKECGKTFRYSSNFTSHIRTHSGEKPYECKQCGKAFRQSSALMTHRRIHTGERPYECKECGKAFRQLSNLTTHIRIHSGEKPYECKQCGKAFRQSSGLMTHRRIHTGERPYQCKECGKAFSYSSAMASHRRAHTGVRPYECKECGKTFRYSSNFTSHIRTHSG